CCTTACTTGGAGCATCATATCTTGTCTTACCACCATGGTTATAAGACTCAATCTTCCCCTCAGTAGCCCACTCACGAATAATCTTCCGGCTACTTGAAAAACGTTCTGTTAGAAACTGATCAACAACACTCCGAATTACAAAAATCCCACCATTATCAAAAGGGTTAGCAGCTTTTTCAATGTATCCTAACCGTGGCCCAACGGCTCGTTCTTTTAACCGATCCTGATTTTCCGCCAACCAGTCAACGAACGCTTCCCATGCACGACCGGATTCGCTTGCTTCTGTTTTTGTGACCAGCCCCGCTAGTATGTGCATTCCTGTGGCCATAGCACCGGCCTTAGCCTGCTCCCAAGGCTCGCCAAACACCCAGGCAGACGCTAGGTAGTCGGCTGTAGCCACACAAGCCACGGCATCAATATGGGAATCTATCCGATCCGGGAAACTGGCCCTAAAGGCCGTCTGAAATTCACGATAAGCGGTAAATATGGTTCCAAAATCAGCAGCTAGTAGCTGGTGAAGGAATTCTGGTCCAGCATGGCCATGATGCTTTGGAAGCACATAATACAGAGAACGGGCAAATTCCCGATCATGGGCCAAGGGTCCGTCACTGATCTCTAGCACCCTAGTCATGACCCCATCAAAGGATCCGGCATTAGAGAGTGTACCTTCTCCTGTTGACATGACCACGGTTCTCCATGTGGCCATATCTTGGAGACCGGTCTTTGTTCCCCGGCCACGTCCACGACCCTCACCCAGTACATACAGCAGCGGATTAATATCATTCTTACGATTCTGGCTTAATACCTCGCGTTCATTAATGGCTAGGGGAAGATCAGAGTGCAGGGCAGCCTTCCGCTCCATCGCTGTGGAAGTGGTATCAAAGGTTCCTATAAGTTTATCCGGGTTACCCCATACAGACATGGCAGCCCATAGGGTGGCTGTTTTACCGTCTTGGCTACCACCCCAGTTATGGACAATAAAGTTACGCTGCCCCAGGATACGAAGCAAGGGAGCCGCAAAGCTGGCCGACAGGATAAATCGTGCCTTTGGTGATTGCCTTAGGTACTGCATCCTGGAGACCCATTCCGACCGGTCGCCTATTACAGTAAAACCAGACATGGTACGCTGGCTGCCATCGTCATCAATGTCGATTCGATACTTCGGATTAAAGTTTGGTAGGATGAATTCACGGTCACCCCGCCAGCCAAGTTTTGACACTGCTTGAGTAACTGGTATTCGGTCCTGGTTAGCATCCAGCAGAGAATCAAACCACTTTACCGCATACTTTGCCGACTCTGAGGATATGGCCACACCAAAGTCAGCCAGACGCATTATCTTACGTGAATCCATTACCGTGGAACGGGTAAACAATAATTTGCGCCACCCGTTCAGGTACTGGTAACACAATTCTAGTTTTTCGGTCTGAAGGTCTACGTTAAATACCCGCTCAGATACGATGGCCGGAGACCCAACAGCCTTATAGGCCATAATGTCATCATTCTGAGTCCGGCGAATAAACAATACTCCGCCTTGCTCAAACTTAAAGTTAGTTGGTAAGGCTAGATCAACCGGAATATTAGGGACAGTATTACTGAGCATCCTAGTGCCGGGCTTTTCCCCATCCTGGACCACATGAAGGTGGCTATCTTGACGCACCTGGCGGCTATGTTGCTTAACTTGTTTCTCGAGGTCGTTCAGGTTAACACGCCCCTTACAGGTGGCTTTGAATCTGGTGTATTCTAACTGGTCATCTTTCTTCAGCACCGCCAGTGCTCCTAATACCTCTGAAGTTAATACTGTATCCGGAGTGGGAGCCGGTATTCCACGTACAACAGCCCTAGCCTGTCCAACCTTAGATAAGCTCCATCCACAAGGGGCCTGCACTCCACAGCCCCCCTGAGGGCACCCAGGGAACCCGATAACGGAACGAATATACTCGCAGTTTTGGGGATTCATCATGTTTAAGGCTTCGTCTATCTTTTTATCGGTATCCTTTGCCTGGTACCGAGCCTGATCTAGGGCAGATACCTTGTGTGCTGCATCGATGCCATCGTTTGCCCTAACAATATTCGTCAGGGCTGCCAGCCATTCAGCGTAGCTAATACTGGCGGCATTTAATTGACAGTGCTGTAAAAAACGGCAGTTCCTAAGCATCAATTCCGCTGGGCCATCCGTTGGGCGGCGTTCAAACTTCTCTGTCCGGATTTGTCCGGTGACAACCGGTACCGGTGGTAATAGGTCTGCGATGTCAGACGGGTTATAACGGGCATCTGATCTCTCAATAACCAGCGCCTGGACGGGATTGTCCGGAATTTTCCTGTTTAGTGTCCCGGGTAGCCTGAGCACTCTGGCTAAATCCGCAGTAGGATCTATCTTCCACCCCCGCTGACTGGCAGCATGTTTTACAGAACCCTGAATTGATCTGAGTAATTCGGTAGCACTGGCTCGTTCCTCCGGTGAATCCAACTCCCAGGGCTCACGGAATAACCAATACACGTGAATACCATACCCACTCCAGACAATCATAGATGGAGGTATATTGTTCTGTAGTAAATCCATTGCTGAAGCCATATCCGGCGGTAACTCCTGGATCTTATGCACAGGATGCTTAATATCGATATCAACCCACAGACCCGGGATTGCCATAACATAATCATTTTTAGCCCGCTCATAGGGACCTAATGGTTGAGATAGTGAACCAACCCCAAAATAAACATCATGAATAGGAGCTAACCTTTCAGCTGTAGCTGCCATATCTGTTAATGCATCTGCGGTAAATGGGTGTGTTTGTTTATCCGGTAGTGTCCATAAGTACAGGACACTACCGTCATCAAAATATCCGTACAGGGAGGACAGAAAATCGTATATCGAATTCAAGTAGTTTCCTCCCTCCTTTGATAGTTAATTAATTGATGGTGCGTTTAATGGTTGAAATGCGAATTATTCTTCCTCGATACTAAAATCAACTAAATCCGGTTCCTGAACATTGCCTTGTCTAGCTTCGTCAACCATGTGCCATTCCTGTTCAATTATTTCACACACAGGGTTGTCATCGTCATCAACCAGACTTATAGGACAATTTGCGTCAAACAGCTTTCTAATAGCCTCCTCCTTACTATCTGCTTCAATGCAAAAAGTAAGTTTAGCAACTATGCTTACTTCGCCTGTAAATTCTTTTTTAGCCATAAATATAACCTCCCATTTACTTCGCTA
This genomic interval from Desulforamulus reducens MI-1 contains the following:
- a CDS encoding DUF927 domain-containing protein, producing the protein MNSIYDFLSSLYGYFDDGSVLYLWTLPDKQTHPFTADALTDMAATAERLAPIHDVYFGVGSLSQPLGPYERAKNDYVMAIPGLWVDIDIKHPVHKIQELPPDMASAMDLLQNNIPPSMIVWSGYGIHVYWLFREPWELDSPEERASATELLRSIQGSVKHAASQRGWKIDPTADLARVLRLPGTLNRKIPDNPVQALVIERSDARYNPSDIADLLPPVPVVTGQIRTEKFERRPTDGPAELMLRNCRFLQHCQLNAASISYAEWLAALTNIVRANDGIDAAHKVSALDQARYQAKDTDKKIDEALNMMNPQNCEYIRSVIGFPGCPQGGCGVQAPCGWSLSKVGQARAVVRGIPAPTPDTVLTSEVLGALAVLKKDDQLEYTRFKATCKGRVNLNDLEKQVKQHSRQVRQDSHLHVVQDGEKPGTRMLSNTVPNIPVDLALPTNFKFEQGGVLFIRRTQNDDIMAYKAVGSPAIVSERVFNVDLQTEKLELCYQYLNGWRKLLFTRSTVMDSRKIMRLADFGVAISSESAKYAVKWFDSLLDANQDRIPVTQAVSKLGWRGDREFILPNFNPKYRIDIDDDGSQRTMSGFTVIGDRSEWVSRMQYLRQSPKARFILSASFAAPLLRILGQRNFIVHNWGGSQDGKTATLWAAMSVWGNPDKLIGTFDTTSTAMERKAALHSDLPLAINEREVLSQNRKNDINPLLYVLGEGRGRGRGTKTGLQDMATWRTVVMSTGEGTLSNAGSFDGVMTRVLEISDGPLAHDREFARSLYYVLPKHHGHAGPEFLHQLLAADFGTIFTAYREFQTAFRASFPDRIDSHIDAVACVATADYLASAWVFGEPWEQAKAGAMATGMHILAGLVTKTEASESGRAWEAFVDWLAENQDRLKERAVGPRLGYIEKAANPFDNGGIFVIRSVVDQFLTERFSSSRKIIREWATEGKIESYNHGGKTRYDAPSKALEGGFRARVIKLKEFNLCTCTTNSGTE